The Vibrio echinoideorum genome includes a region encoding these proteins:
- a CDS encoding FadR/GntR family transcriptional regulator, with amino-acid sequence MASTFNSISGSKRSLHVQVAREIARGILSGNLPQGSIIPGEMALCEQFGISRTALREAVKLLTSKGLLESRPKIGTRVVDRAYWNFLDPQLIEWMDGLTDVDQFCSQFLGLRRAIEPEACALAAKFATAEQRIELSEIFQKMVEVDEAEVFDQERWTDIDTRFHSLIFNATGNDFYLPFGNILTTMFINFIVHSSEEGSTCINEHRRIYEAIMAGDCDKARIASAVHLQDANHRLVTA; translated from the coding sequence ATGGCTAGCACTTTTAATTCAATTTCGGGCTCGAAGCGTAGCCTACACGTGCAAGTAGCACGCGAAATCGCTCGTGGAATTTTGTCTGGCAATTTGCCACAAGGTTCTATTATCCCTGGTGAAATGGCGTTGTGTGAACAGTTTGGTATCAGCCGAACGGCACTTCGTGAAGCAGTTAAACTGCTAACTTCTAAAGGTTTGCTAGAGTCCCGCCCGAAAATCGGTACTCGTGTAGTGGACCGTGCATACTGGAACTTCCTTGATCCTCAACTGATTGAGTGGATGGACGGCTTAACCGACGTCGATCAGTTTTGTTCACAGTTTTTGGGTCTTCGCCGCGCGATTGAACCTGAAGCGTGTGCATTGGCGGCAAAATTTGCGACTGCTGAACAACGTATCGAGCTTTCAGAGATCTTCCAAAAGATGGTAGAAGTGGATGAAGCTGAAGTGTTTGACCAAGAGCGTTGGACAGACATTGATACTCGTTTCCATAGCTTGATCTTTAATGCGACAGGAAACGATTTTTACCTGCCATTTGGTAACATTCTGACTACGATGTTCATCAACTTCATCGTGCACTCTTCTGAAGAAGGAAGTACGTGTATCAATGAACACCGTAGAATCTATGAAGCTATCATGGCCGGTGATTGTGACAAGGCGAGAATTGCTTCTGCCGTTCACTTGCAAGATGCTAACCACCGTTTGGTGACTGCGTAG
- a CDS encoding tripartite tricarboxylate transporter permease, translating into MFEYLIDGLATAVSFAVLPVLVFGVLGGVILGALPGLTATMGVAILLPFTFGMEPTSALVMLIGVYIGGIYGGSIAAILLKTPGTPASAASVLDGHTMAVRGQAARALSISAVASFIGGLLSTIVLIAIAPKLATFALRFNAPEYFALALFGLTIIASVSSNNIFKGLLAGTIGLLVSTVGLDPISSVPRFTFDIMDLYSGINVIPVLIGLFALSEALNQLEKLFSEKKVVAPKFDHKLLSKSDLKEMLPTAIKSGLMGTTIGSVPGAGADISAFVCYNEAKRSSKNPEEFGNGSVRGLAAAESGNNGVTGGSLVPLLTLGVPGDAVAAVLLGALIVQGLTPGPLLFAQNPEVVYGVFSSMLVANLVMLVIGLLGIRFFCRIIEVPKIIMTPIIVFLSIVGAYAINNSMFDIGIAIGFGLLGFVLTKLDIPSSPILLAIILGPMAETNLRKSLLMYDGSWSFLYERPIALAFIVLAVFSVYSTLKMKKKQKRKQAEEHP; encoded by the coding sequence ATGTTTGAATATCTAATTGATGGTCTCGCGACAGCTGTGAGCTTTGCTGTACTTCCTGTCCTTGTTTTTGGTGTGCTAGGTGGGGTTATTTTAGGTGCATTACCAGGACTAACCGCAACAATGGGCGTTGCGATACTCCTTCCGTTTACATTTGGCATGGAACCAACTTCAGCCCTTGTGATGTTAATCGGTGTGTACATTGGTGGTATTTACGGTGGTTCGATTGCCGCAATACTGCTTAAAACACCAGGGACACCAGCTTCGGCAGCAAGTGTACTCGACGGTCACACAATGGCTGTTAGAGGGCAAGCTGCCAGAGCATTAAGTATTTCTGCTGTGGCTTCATTTATTGGCGGATTATTAAGCACTATCGTTCTTATCGCAATTGCTCCCAAATTGGCGACGTTCGCACTGCGTTTTAATGCACCAGAATATTTTGCACTCGCTCTGTTTGGTTTAACTATTATTGCGAGTGTTTCTTCAAACAACATTTTCAAAGGATTATTAGCTGGCACGATTGGGTTGTTGGTTTCTACCGTTGGACTCGATCCAATCAGCAGCGTACCAAGATTTACTTTCGACATTATGGATCTCTACAGCGGAATCAATGTCATCCCTGTTTTGATCGGTTTGTTCGCTCTTTCTGAAGCGTTAAACCAACTAGAAAAGCTGTTCTCTGAAAAGAAAGTCGTTGCGCCGAAATTTGATCACAAACTATTGAGCAAAAGCGATCTAAAAGAAATGCTACCAACAGCCATAAAAAGTGGTTTGATGGGAACAACAATCGGATCTGTACCAGGCGCTGGTGCTGATATTTCTGCATTTGTTTGTTACAACGAAGCAAAACGTTCGTCGAAAAACCCAGAAGAGTTTGGCAACGGTTCAGTTCGTGGCCTAGCGGCTGCTGAATCAGGCAACAACGGTGTAACGGGTGGTTCATTAGTTCCATTGTTAACACTTGGCGTTCCTGGAGATGCCGTCGCAGCGGTTCTATTAGGCGCTCTAATTGTACAAGGCCTAACACCCGGCCCTCTTCTATTTGCACAAAATCCAGAAGTGGTTTACGGCGTTTTCAGCTCAATGCTAGTCGCTAACCTTGTGATGCTGGTGATTGGTTTACTGGGTATCCGATTCTTTTGCCGCATTATTGAAGTGCCAAAGATCATCATGACCCCAATTATTGTCTTCCTATCGATTGTTGGTGCTTACGCGATTAATAACTCGATGTTTGATATAGGGATTGCGATCGGTTTTGGCTTACTTGGGTTTGTCTTAACTAAACTGGATATACCTTCTTCACCGATTTTGCTTGCGATCATCTTAGGGCCAATGGCCGAAACCAACTTAAGAAAATCATTATTGATGTACGACGGCAGTTGGTCTTTCCTTTATGAGCGCCCTATTGCTCTAGCGTTTATCGTGTTGGCTGTATTCTCTGTTTACTCAACGTTAAAGATGAAGAAGAAGCAGAAACGAAAGCAAGCTGAAGAGCATCCATAA
- a CDS encoding tripartite tricarboxylate transporter TctB family protein, whose protein sequence is MSNANLNRNVVFPSIIIILSAIALVLITQFDRPMYQDASVDAKFFPMMIVIAQIAICIVLIVQHKLKGVSEQQEAMVSKMSIFGVAYLIGYALLISVVGYLYASLIAFIFYLVYFKVKKPIYYVVAVVFVFAVYYLFGEVFYIALPEAMWS, encoded by the coding sequence ATGTCTAACGCCAACTTAAATCGAAATGTCGTCTTCCCTTCCATAATCATCATTCTTAGCGCAATAGCACTCGTGTTGATTACTCAGTTTGATCGTCCCATGTATCAAGATGCCAGTGTCGATGCAAAATTTTTTCCAATGATGATTGTGATTGCTCAAATTGCTATCTGCATTGTTCTCATTGTTCAACACAAACTTAAAGGTGTATCAGAACAACAAGAAGCGATGGTAAGTAAAATGTCCATCTTCGGCGTTGCTTATCTGATCGGCTACGCATTGCTCATCAGTGTCGTTGGTTACCTTTACGCTAGCTTGATTGCATTTATATTTTACCTTGTTTATTTCAAAGTTAAGAAGCCAATTTATTACGTTGTCGCCGTTGTTTTTGTGTTTGCGGTTTACTATTTATTTGGCGAGGTGTTCTACATCGCGCTTCCTGAAGCAATGTGGTCATAG
- a CDS encoding sodium:solute symporter family transporter: protein MELNTIIVGIYFLFLIAIGWMFRTFTSTTSDYFRGGGNMLWWMVGATAFMTQFSAWTFTGAAGKAYNDGFAVAVIFVANAFGYFMNYAYFAPKFRQLRVVTVIEAIRMRFGATNEQVFTWSSMPNSVVSAGVWLNALAIIASGIFGFDMNMTIWVTGLVVLAMSVTGGSWAVIASDFMQMVIIMAVTVTCAVVAVVQGGGVGEIVNNFPVQDGGSFLWGNNINYLSIFTIWAFFIFVKQFSITNNMLNSYRYLAAKDSKNAKKAALLACVLMLCGVFIWFMPSWFIAGQGVDLSAAYPNAGKKAGDFAYLYFVQEYMPAGMVGLLVAAMFAATMSSMDSGLNRNSGIFVKNFYETIVRKGQASEKELVTVSKITSAVFGFAIILIAQFINSLKGLSLFDTMMYVGALIGFPMTIPAFLGFFIKKTPDWAGWGTLVVGGIVSYVVGFVIDAEMVAAAFGLDTLTGREWSDVKVAIGLIAHITLTGGFFVLSTMFYKPLSKERQADVDKFFGNLDTPLVAESAEQKVLDNKQRQMLGKLIAVAGVGIMLMALLTNPMWGRLVFILCGVIVGGVGVLLVKAVDDGGKQAKAVTES, encoded by the coding sequence ATGGAACTCAACACGATTATTGTCGGCATTTATTTCCTATTCTTGATTGCGATAGGTTGGATGTTTAGAACATTTACAAGTACCACCAGTGACTACTTCCGCGGGGGCGGTAATATGTTGTGGTGGATGGTTGGTGCAACCGCTTTTATGACCCAGTTTAGTGCATGGACATTCACCGGTGCGGCAGGTAAAGCGTATAACGATGGTTTTGCAGTAGCGGTCATCTTCGTAGCTAACGCTTTTGGTTACTTCATGAACTATGCGTACTTCGCGCCGAAATTCCGTCAACTTCGCGTTGTTACGGTAATCGAAGCGATTCGTATGCGTTTTGGTGCAACGAATGAGCAAGTATTCACTTGGTCTTCAATGCCGAACTCAGTGGTATCTGCGGGTGTGTGGTTAAACGCATTAGCAATCATCGCTTCGGGTATCTTCGGTTTCGACATGAACATGACTATCTGGGTGACTGGCCTAGTGGTATTGGCGATGTCGGTAACAGGTGGTTCATGGGCGGTAATCGCATCTGACTTCATGCAGATGGTTATCATCATGGCGGTAACGGTAACTTGCGCGGTTGTAGCGGTTGTTCAAGGTGGTGGTGTTGGTGAGATTGTTAACAACTTCCCAGTACAAGATGGTGGTTCGTTCCTTTGGGGCAACAACATCAACTACCTAAGCATCTTTACGATTTGGGCATTCTTCATCTTCGTTAAGCAGTTCTCAATCACGAACAACATGCTTAACTCATACCGTTACCTAGCAGCAAAAGATTCAAAGAATGCAAAGAAAGCCGCACTGCTTGCTTGTGTGTTGATGTTGTGTGGTGTGTTTATTTGGTTCATGCCTTCTTGGTTCATTGCAGGTCAAGGTGTCGATTTATCAGCGGCTTACCCGAATGCAGGTAAAAAAGCGGGTGATTTTGCTTACCTATACTTTGTACAAGAGTACATGCCAGCAGGTATGGTTGGTCTATTAGTTGCCGCGATGTTTGCAGCGACAATGTCTTCAATGGACTCAGGTCTAAACCGTAACTCAGGTATCTTTGTTAAGAACTTCTACGAAACAATCGTTCGTAAAGGTCAAGCATCAGAGAAAGAGTTAGTAACCGTATCTAAAATTACTTCAGCGGTATTTGGTTTCGCTATTATCCTAATCGCACAGTTCATCAACTCATTAAAAGGTTTGAGCCTGTTTGATACGATGATGTACGTAGGTGCGTTAATCGGCTTCCCTATGACGATTCCTGCATTCCTTGGTTTCTTCATCAAGAAGACTCCGGACTGGGCTGGTTGGGGCACGCTAGTTGTTGGTGGTATCGTATCTTATGTGGTTGGTTTTGTTATCGACGCAGAGATGGTAGCAGCGGCGTTTGGTCTTGATACTCTAACAGGACGTGAATGGTCTGATGTTAAAGTTGCGATTGGTCTGATTGCTCACATCACGCTAACTGGTGGCTTCTTCGTACTATCTACGATGTTCTACAAGCCTCTATCAAAAGAACGTCAAGCGGATGTTGATAAGTTCTTTGGCAACTTAGATACACCATTAGTAGCTGAATCGGCAGAGCAAAAAGTGTTGGATAACAAACAACGTCAAATGCTTGGTAAACTGATTGCGGTAGCGGGTGTTGGTATCATGTTGATGGCTCTTCTGACTAACCCAATGTGGGGACGCCTAGTCTTCATCTTATGTGGTGTGATAGTTGGTGGTGTCGGTGTTCTACTTGTGAAAGCGGTCGATGACGGCGGCAAGCAAGCTAAAGCTGTAACTGAAAGCTAA
- a CDS encoding tripartite tricarboxylate transporter substrate binding protein, which translates to MSKLLKSIMLAAGILVSATSIAADYPSKNIRLVVPFGAGGGTDAVGRTLANSAKDILGQNISIMNRTGGAGAVGMSFGAQQRADGYTLTVVTREIASLPQMGLMRHTADDFRLIRLVNLDPAVVLVAADSPYNTINDLIKEAKENPGSVKFASTAAPNFYLMSLEKDQGIKLNAIPYNGASEAIPAVLGHHTDVTMVTPGEAIAQLRSGQLKALGVMSEERIQYIPDVPTLKEQGIDVVTGTWRGIGAPKDTPDAVIEKLGAAFDEAMASEEFKSFMAKGAMTIHNLDDKAFTAFVAEDTKSLTELIQ; encoded by the coding sequence ATGAGTAAACTATTAAAATCAATCATGCTAGCAGCTGGTATTCTTGTTTCTGCAACATCGATTGCAGCAGACTACCCTAGCAAAAACATTCGCTTGGTTGTGCCATTCGGTGCCGGCGGTGGTACAGATGCTGTTGGGCGTACTCTTGCCAATAGCGCCAAAGACATTCTGGGACAAAATATTTCAATCATGAACCGTACTGGTGGCGCTGGCGCCGTTGGTATGAGTTTTGGTGCCCAGCAGCGAGCTGACGGTTATACATTAACAGTAGTAACTCGTGAAATCGCTTCGCTTCCTCAAATGGGTTTGATGCGCCATACAGCAGACGACTTTAGATTGATTCGTTTAGTCAACTTAGACCCAGCAGTAGTATTGGTTGCAGCAGATAGCCCATACAACACCATCAATGACCTAATCAAAGAAGCCAAAGAAAACCCAGGCAGCGTAAAATTTGCTTCAACTGCTGCGCCAAACTTCTACCTCATGTCTTTAGAAAAAGACCAAGGCATTAAATTAAACGCTATCCCTTACAACGGTGCGTCTGAAGCAATTCCTGCCGTATTAGGCCATCACACAGACGTAACAATGGTTACACCGGGTGAAGCTATCGCTCAACTTCGTTCAGGCCAGTTAAAAGCATTGGGGGTGATGTCAGAAGAACGTATTCAGTACATTCCTGATGTTCCTACTTTGAAAGAACAAGGTATTGATGTTGTAACAGGTACATGGCGTGGTATTGGCGCTCCAAAAGATACGCCTGATGCGGTAATTGAGAAACTAGGTGCTGCATTTGATGAAGCAATGGCAAGTGAGGAGTTCAAATCTTTCATGGCGAAAGGTGCGATGACTATTCACAATCTTGATGATAAAGCATTCACTGCATTCGTTGCAGAAGATACAAAGTCACTTACTGAATTAATTCAATAA